The Oculatellaceae cyanobacterium genomic interval GATATAGCACTCTTATGTATAGGTTAGGACTATAAGTGTAGAGGTATAGCAACTGCCAAGGCGCAAAAGCGCAAGTTTTAGAGTTCAAACCTATACAATGCAAGCTGTTTAAAAAGCTAATTGCGCTCAAGCTAACTGCTAACTGCTATAAAACTTAGAAATTCCCTGGAAATTGAACAGCTAACTGCTAATAGCTAACCGCTAACTGCTATATTATGTCCGGTGAAATAACCATAATATCGTAGGGCTAAATGTGCATTTATTAATTCCAGCCGCAGGAATGGGGCGTAGGATGGGGAGTAACCGCAATAAACTCCTGCTAACATTACTCGGTAAACCTTTGCTTGCTTGGACGCTGATCGCTGCGGAAGCATCCCCCGATTTAAACTGGATTGGGATTATCTCTCAACCTTCCGATTGGGAAGATATCAAAGATATCCTTGCACAAGTATCACTGACTAAACCTGTGGAACTGATTAACGGTGGCGAAACCCGTCAGGAGTCGGTTTACAATGGATTGCAAGCACTACCAGATAATGCTGAAAGAGTATTAATACATGATGGTGCTAGGTGCTTGGCGACACCAGATTTATTTAATCGCTGTGGGGAAGCTTTGCTGAGTTGTGACGGTTTGATTGCAGCTATCTCCGTCAAAGATACTATTAAAGTAGTTAATCAAGATGGCATAATTCAAAGTACACCCGATCGTAGTCAACTTTGGGCAGCACAAACACCTCAAGGATTTAATGTTCCGTTGCTGAAACAATGTCACGATCAAGGTCGTCAGTTAGGGTGGGAAGTTACAGATGATGCTGCATTATTTGAAAAATGCGGTTTTCCGGTGCGGATTGTGGAGGGAGAGGAGACGAATCTGAAGGTGACTACTCCAGTAGATTTAGCGATCGCAGAGTTTATTCTCCGTCAGCGTTTAAAATAGAATGATAATTCATTCGGTTTCATTAACTTGTGGGGTTTAAGTCCGCGTCTGCGGACTTTTTTATTTTGTTGGTTTTTCCGTACTTAATATTAACGCTTTCTTACAGGCTGAAGCCTGAAGCTATACAAACAAAGCCCGCCTGCCGAGGCTCACGCATTAACCGCCTTGGTAGTTGCCATATAATTTATCCATCAACATAAAAATTGTCTATGACATTCGATATCTATTCTGTTGACTTAAAAAAATTAAACTCTCTTACTAAATATCCTTCAATTCCCACTTATCATGCTCTTGGAGAGAGAGGCAAACTATCTGAAGCTGTACAAGTTAATTTTGCCAATCAATTTATAATCGGAACAGAAAAGATTGATGGAACAAATGCTAGAATCATTTGTTTTCCAGAAGGTTATATTTTAGGCAGTAGAGAGGAATTACTTTATGCAAAGGGTGACTTAATTGGCAATCCAGCAATGGGTATTGTAGAAGCTTTAAAACCTCTAGCAGAGCGTATATACAACAAAACTGTATCAAACTCAATCACTGTATATTATTTGGAATTTTACGGCGGAAAGATCACTACAGCAAGTAAAAACTATACCAGTAAAGGTACTACTGGTTATAAGTTGTTTGACTGTGCATTGATTCAAAACCCTGAAGCTTTATTAACTAGGCGGTTAGAAGATATTTCTTTAGAGCGTGAAAAAGGTGGAAAGTATTTTTTACCAGAAGAATCACTTAGTATAACAGCAAAAGATATCAATGTTGAATTAACTCCTCGATTATTTGAGGCAGATGGCGCTGAATTTCCTCAAGACATACAAGCAACATATAAACTACTGTCAGATTACTCAAAAAGCTTGAGCGTTCTGGATTCTAATTCAAAAGGAAAGTCTGAGGGAGTTGTGCTCAGAACCAAAGATAGAAAAGCGATCGCCAAGCTGAGATTTCAAGACTACGAAAGAACCCTAAATTTAAAAACAAAAAATCAGTCTTAATTATTTTTTGTAAAAACAATAATAATTTCTTGGTTTTTACACCTTTGTAAATGCTACTGCACACCAACAAAACCAAACAGTTTGGCGAACCCGCCCAAAATAGCGACAATCAACCCAATTAAAACGCCACGACTGATAAATTCTTGATTGTCTATCCGCTTGCTAACTCCGTCTACCTTTTCCTCTAACTTGGCTACACCTACCTTTATGTCTGTAATGTCCTTGCTGAGATTATCGATCTTAGTATCGAGTTTATCTAAGCGTTGGTCAATTTTATTTAAAATTTCCTTGAGGTCTGATTCAATAGTTACTGACATTTCTAACTCCAATAATCTCAACTCAATCAGTTAATCTAGAGATACGCGCATACTAAGTCTCTAGATTAATGAGCAATGGTCAGGAATGAAGAGCGTTTATTTTCACCCAACTACTTACCCATGCTATCCCAAGTTTCAGTAGTTATCCCCATATACAATGGAGAGGCAGATTTACCAGACTTAATAAACTGCCTCAATGCACAAACTTATCCCGCAGAGCAAGTAGAGTATTTATTAGTAGATAATAATAGTACCGATCGCACTCCTACCATCCTACAAACAGCCATTGAACAATCGTCTAAGCAAAAAATAAATTTTCGCTTGCTTAGTGAAACAAACATTCAAAGTTCTTATGCTGCTCGTAATACAGGTATTAAAGCATCTATAGGTGAAATAATAGCTTTTACCGATGCCGATTGTCGCCCCGACCCGAATTGGTTACAATCATTAATCCAGCCATTTGTCAACATTAAAATTGGAATGGTAGCAGGTGAAATTATCGCTTTACCTGGGGAAACATTGCTAGAAAAACACGCTGATAAAGGCAATGTGTTATCTCAAAAACATACTTTAGCACATCCTTTTTATCCCTACGGTCAAACTGCCAATTTAGCAATTCGCAAACAAGTATTTGAACAGGTAGGTTTATTCCGCCCTTACCTTACGACTGGTGGCGATGCTGATATTTGCTGGCGTATCCAAATGCACAGTGATTGGAAGCTAGATTTTGCACCATCAGCTATTGTGAAACATCGACACCGTAGCACATTAAAAGAATTGCAAAGTCAATGGCGGCGGTATGGAAGCTCAAATCGCTACTTGCATGAACTTCACGGCGTAGATTTGATGCGGGAGTTAAGTTTATCAGAATATTTGCATCGAATAGTTAGATGGTTAGTGAAAGAATTACCAGTTAATTCTATTAAAGCGATCGCGGGTAAGGCTAACTTTGTAGATTTGTTGAGTACTCCGATTGATTTACTCAATACGAGAGCTAGATCTGCTGGTCAAAAAGCCGCAAAACTACCAGAAACCGCTAAACAAATTGAGCATCTATTAGATTGCAAATGATAGGCTTTAATAATTGGATAATTAACCACAGATAAACACAGATGGGTTAACTGATTTTTGTAATAATTAGACTAACTTAAAATATGCTGTAAGTATGAAAATCCAACAAAAGCATCTTTGGCCATTAACGATTGAAGAAGCGATCGCAATTCAGCAACAACTGTGCCTAGAAATAACTACTGAGGATAACTTTGGTACAGTCCAATATGTTGCTGGTGTGGATGTTGGTTATAAAGATGGTGGCGAAACTACGCAAGCTGCTGTTGCTGTGCTGAGTTTTCCAGACTTGCAGCTAAAAGCACAGGCTATAGCACGTCGCCCTACCACATTTCCTTATGTGCCAGGATTTCTTTCCTTTAGAGAAATTCCAGCAGTATTAGACGCACTTGAAAAAGTAGCGATCGCACCTGATTTAATATTATGTGATGGTCATGGAATAGCGCATCCCCGCCGATTTGGGATTGCTTGCCATTTGGGTTTATTGGTAGATGTACCTACAATTGGTGTCGGCAAATCTTTGTTTGTGGGTAAGCATGATGATATACCAGAAGAACGAGGAACTTGGCAACCATTGGTGTATCGAGGCGAAACAATTGGTGCTGTTTTGCGTACTCGTTTAGGTGTCAAGCCTATTTACGTTTCTAGTGGTAATCGCATCAGCTTGGCAACTGCACTAGAATATGTAATGCGCTGTACTCCCAAATACCGTTTGCCAGAAACAACTCGCTGGGCTGACAAACTCGCATCGGATAAACAGTAAATACGTTTCCCTCGTAGTTGTGATAAAAAATGTAGTTTTTTGCTCATTGGTCATTGTTACTTCTTATACTATCGAGATTTGAATAAATGATTAGTTTTACTTATCACCATAAAAACAGGAAAGCTAATATTCTTTTTAAGTTAGAGAAAGTAAAAACATTGGTGAGATTAGGGTATCGCTAAACGTGCAACCAGTGATTAAATATCAATACTTTTAAAATTCCTTTAAAATAACTAATGCTTGCTCCCTCGGATTTATCTTCATCTCAAACTATTGATCGTCATCCCCTGACAGTTCCCCCTGAAACTTTAGTTTCTGAAGTTGTGACACTGATGAGCCAAGCACGTGCTAGCTGTGTCCTAGTTACTCAACAACAAAAGTTAGTGGGTATCTTCACAGAACGGGATGTGGTCAAAATGACCGCCGCAGGTATGGCATTAGCAGATGTCGAGATTGCTGCTGTGATGACTAAACAATTAATCACACTCAAAGAATCTGCTGCAAACAATGCTTTAAGTGTAGTTTCCATGCTACGCCAGCATGGGATACGTCATCTACCAGTAGTTAACGAACTTCAAGAACTAATTGGTATTGCTACACCTCAAAGTATTCGTGAAATTCTGCAACCTGCTGATTTATTAAAATTAAGATTAGTAGCTGACGTAATGACAAATGAGGTAGTTAAAGCCTCCATTACTGCATCAGTGTTTGATTTAGCGCAATTAATGGCTGCGCATCAAGTTAGCTGTATTGTGATTGTCAATGATGACACGCAGCAGAATTTAATCCCAGTTGGAATTGTTACAGAACGCGATATTGTGCAAATGCAAGCGATGGGTGTGGACTTCACCTCTGCTACAGCAGAAATGGTGATGAGTAGTCCTTTATTCCCAACAAAACAGAGTCAAAATCTCTGGTATGCACATCAACAAATGATCAAGTACCGCATCCGGCGATTAGTTGTGGTTGGAGATGACGGGGAACTGGTAGGAATTGTGACGCAAAGTAGCTTGCTGCAAATTTTTGACCCCTTAGAAATGTTTGAATCGCTAAATGCGTTACAGCAATTGGTGGAAGAAAGGACTAGCGAGTTGCGAGTTGTTAATGAGAAACTACAGGGTGAAGTTATCCAACGCCAACAAGCACAAGTTGCACTTCAACATCAAATGTCTTCTGAACGACTGATGGGAGCAATTGCGACTCGTATCCGTCAATCTTTAAACTTAGAGGAGATTCTGAATACAACTGTCCAAGAAGTCCAGCAATTTTTGGGATGTGACAGAGTTTTACTGTATCAGATTTTTCCCAATAATACTGGAATGGTTGTTACTGAGGCAGTAAATCCCAGTTGGTATCCAATTTTAGGAAAAGTTTTTCCGCCAGAAGTATTTCCCGAAGAGTATCATCAACAATATATTCAAGGTAAGATTAGTGCGATCGCCAACGTAGAAAACGGTGAAGTCATACCTTGCTTAATTGAGTTTCTGCAAAACTTGCACGTCAAAGCAAAGCTTGTAGTTCCAATTATTAAAGAAGAACAACTTTGGGGGTTACTAATTGCTCATCACTGTAGCGCACCCAGAAAATGGCAGCAATTAGAAATTGATTTATTAGAACAACTAGCCACACATATTGCGATCGCCTTAAAACAATCTCAACTTTATCAGCAAGTTCAAACGGAATTAATTGAGCGTCAACGCGCAGAAGAAAAGCTTCAACAATTAGCAACACTACTGCAACAGGCTAATGACGAACTAGAGCTTAGGGTAGATCAACGTACAACCGAATTACAGCATACTTTAGCACAATTACAAACAGAAATTGCCGAGCGTAAACGAGCAGAAGCCGAACTTGCCAAAGCTTTAGAAAAAGAGAAAGAACTAAGTACACTCAAATCTCGCTTTGTCACCATTGCCTCCCATGAGTTCCGTACACCGTTAGCAACAATCCTCATTGCTACTGAATTACTAAAAAACTTTGGTTATAAATTCAGCGAAGAAAAAAAGAATAAACAATTTCATAATATCAAAACTGCTGTTAAACAAACTACTAACTTACTAGATGAACTACTTTTAATTAGTAAAACCTCATCAGGAAGAATTGAATTTAACCCCAGACCTCTCAATCTTGAAGAGTTTTGTCGCGATATTTTGGAAGAAATAGAACTAATTCAAGGACAAAAACATACCTTTATCTTTGATTGCCAGGGAGAATGCTCTAACGTAGAAATGGATGAAAAACTTCTCCGGCAAATGCTGACCAATTTACTATCTAATGCCGTTAAATACTCCCCTAATGGTGGGAAGATTAATTTCCATCTAGCTTGTGAAAATCAACAGGCAATTTTGAAGATTCAAGATCAAGGAATTGGTATTCCTGTTATAGACAGAGAAAGATTATTTGAAATATTCCATCGGGGTAGTAATATTGGTGCTATCCCTGGCACTGGGCTAGGTAATACAATTATTAAGAATGCTGTAGAAACACATGGCGGAATGATTACACTTGAAAGTGAAGTAGATGTAGGGACAACCTTCATTGTTTATCTTCCTACCAGTCAAGTTCGCGGTGAAATTAGTTGTAATAGCCCAGTCGAGCCGAACAATGTTTAATATGACCAAACTAAAATTTTTAACAGTAGAGACGCAAAATTTTGCGTCTCTACAAGGGTTATTTTAGGAATCAACCAATTATTCTCTGAAGTATTTATTAAAAAATCAAGGGGTAATCATGGCTGAACTAACTTTAACATGGACAGAACAACATCAGCACAAAAGTCAAACCATTGTTGCTCAACAGCCAAGTAAACATCCTGGCACTGTGCGTATTGGTCGTGATCCAGCCCGTTGCGACATAGTTTTGACAGATCCGACTGTATCTGGGTTACATATAGAAATATTTTTTAATTCTCAGCAACAAAACTTTTATTTGCGTAACTTACGATCAACTAATCCAGCAGTGGTAGATGGTAAAGTTATTACTGCTGGTGAGGTGTCTTTAAGGCAAGGTAGTACTATTTATTTAGGGCAATTAGGGCTGAAAGTTATAACAGTTAATGCTGCTGACCTTGGAGTTCCAGCAACAATTGTAATTCCACAACAACCTGCTCATAGTATTAAGCAGACACATCTTCCAATTACTCAAGATTATGGTTTACGCTGTCCAAATTCTAAATGTGGTAAAACTTCACCTTATATACGGTTGGAATTAGGATGCCCTTGGTGTGGCACATCTTTAGCGGCGGCGGCAAGTGTTTTAATAAACAATTAACAATTATCAATTATCAATTATCAATGAAGAAAAGAAGTATTGCAAAAATCCGTTATACCATCTCTGTAGCCACAGGTAATCAATTAACAATTAACAATTATCAATGACCGATGACCGATGACTGATGACCGATGACCAATGACCAATGACCAATGACCAATAACGTTTTATGCAAATAACTTTGAGTTGGGAAGAACCAGCAACAGGGGAAAGGCGATCGCCAAATCTAAATATCCCCGTTGCTTTGGGGCGAGAATTTGCTCATATGCCCTCAGAATTCGGCAATCGTCGCGCCGCGCGGGTGGTTCTCAATAGTCTCGAAGTTTCTCGCTTCCATACCTTGATTGACCTAGAACAAGGCGCGGTGGTGGTATTTGATCAAAATAGCAGCAACGGTACGTTTGTTAATGGTCAACGCCAAATGCGGAGTAGTTTAAGCAATGGTGATACCCTCCAAATTGGCCCTTACCAAATCACAGTAACGTTTGCCGCACTTCCGACGCAAAAATTACCTGTATCTGGCAATTCGCAAATTTTCTTTAATCCAGACACAAATATACCAGACCCCAGACTTAATCAACCTGCACCTCAACCCGTACCAACAGGAAGTAGCTTTCCACCACCAGCTTTTCAAGCATTGCAAGTACAGGTGCAAGACTTACACGCAACTGGTTTACCAGTAGATGAAATTGACTATGCAACTATAGGCGCTGGGCTAGGTAGTTTTGTCTGGGTAGATTTGTTGCGAATTTATGGAGTAAAGTCTCAACAAATAGCAGCATTGGGAATGGAAGAACAGCCTTATGCCCGTTATAAAAGACTTTGTTTAAATTCTCAAATACCTTTGCATGAAAGGTTACGATCAAACTCAGATTCTTGCCCTGATAATATTTGGGGATGGCCTAGTTATGCTTTGCGGGAAGTCTGGCACGATTTTTCTAAGGGGCAAGTCAACACTCAAACGTTTAAATATTTATGGCAGGTATTTTCTGAACCTACGTTTGCTGATACTTACACGCCGCGTGCGGGAAATGTATTTGACTCAATTGATCGAGAAACAGTTAGGATTGGTTGGCAGCAAATGTTCCGTTATGCTAGAGTGCGGGCAATTCGCCAAACCGCAGATGGGCGATATGCGATCGCATATTCCCGCCAAGGCCCTCACAACTATGCTTTTCTGATTGCCCGTAACGTACACTTAGCAACAGGATATCCCGCAATTCAATTTCTCCCAGATTTGCAAGCTTATCGGGAACAAACTCAAGATTTTCTATCAGTAGTTAATGCTTACGAAGACCATCATCACGTATATGAACACTTAGAACGTCATGGCGGTACTGTATTAATTCGTGGTCGGGGAATTGTTGCTTCTAGAATTGTGCAGCGAATTTATGAAGCACGACAACATAACCAGAATATTGCATTGTTGCATTTAATGCGATCGCCTAAACCCCAAGGTAACAAATTTGGCAAATCGCAACGTCAAGTAGAAAATCACTATGAATTTCAACCGTTTAATTGGCCAAAAGCTACTTGGGGCGGTGAACTTAAGGCAGTTTTAGAAAAAGCTGATCCACAAAAAAGACCAAGCTTATTAGCAGACTGGGGCGGAACTACTACCGCAGATAGAGGAGATTGGAAAAGAATTGTTCAACAAGGAATTAATCAAGGTTGGTATCAAATTACTTTTGGTGAAGTCGAAAAGGTAGAGCGCGATCCTAAGAATAATTGCACAGTTACTTATATTCAAGAAAAAGGCATGAAAGGACAAATGCGCCTAGAAGCTGACTTTATTATTGATGCTACAGGTCTTGATGCCAAAGTTAAAACTAACCCTTTACTTGATGATTTAGTAACACACTACAACTTACCATTAAATCACTTAGGACGTTTAGTAATCTCTGAGGAATTTGAATTAGTAGAAATGCGTAATCAAAAAGGCAGAATGTATGCTGCTGGTGCAACAACATTAGGTAATTCTTACGCGCCAGTTGATAGCTTTTTGGGGTTGCAATACGCCGCTTTGCGTTCAGTTGATAGTTTAGCTTCAGCTAAATCACCAGGACTACATCGATTAAATGCTGTGAGTTCTTTAGGGCAGTGGTTAAAATGGTTATCTAATCAATCCCCGTGTTAATAAAGACTTATACCAATTTCATAAATAAAAGCGACAGACGTATTTTATAGGGACGCGATAGATTTCGTTTATACTTAATTTAAATTTAACTTAATGTTATTAATAAAATAATGTTTTTTTTAAATTTATAGCGTTATTGTAGGGTAAGAAAAACCCAGCTTTTGAAATACCTAATAAATGGGTATTTCAAAAGATAAATATTACTGAAATTTTCTACAATTTATGGAATTCTCAAGACGGAAGTTTTTTGCCTTGGCGGGTTCAACTGCGGCGGGTACTGTGGCCTTATCTTCTCTACAAGCCTTTTATAGCAAAAAAGCGCTCGCTGCTGGCCCGTATGGAAATCTCGTAGCAGATCCCAAAGGTGTATTGGATTTGCCTGCTGGATTTACTTATGTCAGGCTTTCTGAGACTGGTCAAACCATGACTGATAGCTATAAAGTGCCTGGAGGTCATGATGGCATGGCTGCATTCGATGGTGGAAACGGCAACACGATTTTAATCCGCAATCACGAACTCGCTCCAACTTCTAGCAATGGCTTGGCAGCGCCTAATACTAAAAAGTACGACACTCAAGGGAGAGGCGGTTGTACCAAGCTGATCGTTTCCCCCAATCGTACATTAATCAGCCATTATGGTGTACTAGCTGGAACCTACCGCAACTGTGCTGGCGGCCCCACTCCTTGGGGTTCTTGGCTGAGTTGCGAAGAAAGTTTTGAGGTTGGCAATAAAAAGCACGGCTATATTTTTGAAGTTCCCAGTACTGCTACAACTTTTGTGACTCCAGTAGCACTAACAGCAATGGGGCGTTTTAATCACGAAGCGGCGGCTGTAGATCCCAATACTGGTTATGTTTATCTCACAGAAGATAGAGGAGATGGTCTGTTCTACCGCTTTGTTCCAAGTGTGAGAAACAACTTAAGCGGCGGAGGTTCTTTGTATGCTTTAAAAATTACTGGTTCACCTGGAGTAAATACTGCTACTAATTTCCCTAAAAATACTCCTAAAGCTACGGAATGGGTAAAAATTGACACCCCAGATCCTGCCAATGACACTGTTAGAACAGAAGGATTTAACAAGGGTGCGGCAAGATTTTCGGGTGGGGAAGGAATTTTTTATGGTAGCGGTTACGTGTACTTTACTTGTAAAAGTGGCGGCAGTTCTGGAGATGGGCAAATCTGGCGCTACAGTCCTACTAACAATACTGTTGAGTTATACATTGAACCCAATAATTCTGGAATATTAGATAACCCAGATAATATTGTTCTCCACCCCAATAGAGATATATTCCTTTGCGAAGATGGAGATGGCACAGATTACATTTTGGGCATCACTTCTAGCGGCACACTTTATAAGTTTGCTAAAAATGCTTTGAATACATCCGAGTTTGCCGGAGTTTGCTTTTCGCCGGACGGTCAAACTATGTTTGTAAATATGCAAACCCCTGGTATTACTTTTGCGATTCGGGGAACTTGGTAACATTAGCTGTTATATTTTGCGTAAGTCCTGATTATATAGAACTTACGCAAATCCAACTACGTGCGGAATTAGAGCCTATCTTTCAAAATAATTAATCACAGAAAATATTGATATTTATCTGCGTAGCCTACGGCAAGCACTGACGCACTATATCTGCGGTTAAAATCTCCTCAAAGCACTTTTTCGATAGGCTCTTAGTGAAAAAATGTTCATGTAAGAACATTTTTATTTCCTCTGCTTCTTCTGCTTTCCGTGCAAAGGCAACTGTCTTAATTTATCTCGGAACAATTGTTGAGAAAAGAGCATCTATAAAACTAGGGCGCTTATGCTCAACAATATCCTCTAGTAGCAAAGGCGATCGCGATCGTGAAAACACAAAAATATTGGATACTTATTCCAAGTATCATAGCTTTAATTTTTAGTAGCACTGGTACTGCTGTGAGTGGTTCAGTTATCGCACTGAATCCAGGGTTCAAAGAAGATCCCATGATTTTTAGTGGTAAATCTGGTGGAACAAAGCAAACGTCCGATTGTGGGAAAGTTGCAGCTACACCCAACCATCAGATCAAAATGAATCAGGATTTTCAATATCTGCGCTTTAGCTTAAAAAGTTCTGGTAAGCCGACTTTGTTAATTCAGGAACCAGGCGGAAAGAGAACCTGTTTATTAGCAGACAGTTTATCTGAAGGTAGTATTGAGTCGCCTGGTTATTGGAAGCAAGGGATGTACTCGATTTATATAGGCGATCGCGACGGGAAAACTAATCAGTACACCCTATCTCTTACTCAGAAAAATAACTAATTAGGTTTTAATTAAACCAAATCAAGTTGTAAATTTGATAGATTTTCCTCGTTGATTGCGTACTATTAGTAAATAGCTGTATTTGGCAAAACTGACTTGAATTTGCTCAATTCTCTGCGTGAATTTGCCTTTAACTTGTAGCTGCCTGGCTTTAATCCTCTAATTGAGATACTTGCACTTCTACGGCTTCCACATCAATCGTGCCAGGAAGTGTCAGACGTTCAAAATGATCCTTCTCGGCTTTGAGAGTTTCTCCACAGCTAGGACAGTCAAACTGCGTGCGATTAAAGCCTGTAAATTCATAGCTACACACAGGACATTGGCTAATAACAACGTTACGCTGCAACCACCAACGAAAACCCAAGAACCCGATTACTGGCGCGATCAAAATTAGCGCCAACAAAATTACAAAAGACTTAACCAGCCAACCTAGTCCGATCATTCCGAGCAACCAAATTGCTGCCACGATGAAGAGCCAAGATTTAATTCCAGAAAGGTTAAGCTGAAATATTGGGGAGCTATTCTGGTTCATAACGAATTCCTATAATTTAGTATTTAATCAACAATTTAAGTCTAGTCCAGATTGAAATATTTTAAGAGCGATCGCTATCTTAAAGGATGCTGGTTACTTTAACATCCCACTTGATCAATCAGTTGTTTTAACTGCTGGGTGAGTGCATCTTTACTAAAAGCAGCTAGAGTTTGTTTTCGTATCCACTCCCTATCACAACGCCCGTCGCTGCCTTGCAACATCTCAATACAAGCTACAGCAACAGCTTCAGGATCTCGATGAGGAACACGCCAGCCAAGCCTTCCATCTTGGAGAGGATCAGCCGAACCATCATCATCACCAGCTAGTACAGGAATACCACAAGCCATTGCTTCTAGATAAACAATTCCAAAACCTTCTTGGGAAGGCATGATGTAAGCATCAGCAACGCGGTAATGTTCTACTAAAGCATCTGTGGGTACAAAACCAGCAAAAATAACTTTGTCTGCTACCCCTAAATCTTCAGCCAACTGTGCTAAACGAGGTTGATCGTCTCCACGCCCAATTACTAAATACTTAACTTCGGGAAACACCTGCAAGATTTTCGGCAATGCCCGAATGGTAACATCGACACCTTTATAAATATCCCCAGACCATAATCGAGCTACAGTCATC includes:
- a CDS encoding alkaline phosphatase PhoX, producing the protein MEFSRRKFFALAGSTAAGTVALSSLQAFYSKKALAAGPYGNLVADPKGVLDLPAGFTYVRLSETGQTMTDSYKVPGGHDGMAAFDGGNGNTILIRNHELAPTSSNGLAAPNTKKYDTQGRGGCTKLIVSPNRTLISHYGVLAGTYRNCAGGPTPWGSWLSCEESFEVGNKKHGYIFEVPSTATTFVTPVALTAMGRFNHEAAAVDPNTGYVYLTEDRGDGLFYRFVPSVRNNLSGGGSLYALKITGSPGVNTATNFPKNTPKATEWVKIDTPDPANDTVRTEGFNKGAARFSGGEGIFYGSGYVYFTCKSGGSSGDGQIWRYSPTNNTVELYIEPNNSGILDNPDNIVLHPNRDIFLCEDGDGTDYILGITSSGTLYKFAKNALNTSEFAGVCFSPDGQTMFVNMQTPGITFAIRGTW